A region from the Nesterenkonia lacusekhoensis genome encodes:
- the purS gene encoding phosphoribosylformylglycinamidine synthase subunit PurS yields the protein MPRIIVEVMPKPEILDPQGKAIVNALPHLGFEEFSAVRQGKRFELTVDGEVTEEILEQARKAAAEMLSNPVIEDVVDVHVEDQG from the coding sequence AGGTCATGCCCAAGCCAGAGATCCTCGACCCGCAGGGCAAGGCCATCGTCAACGCTCTCCCCCACCTCGGCTTCGAGGAGTTCTCGGCGGTCCGCCAGGGCAAGCGCTTCGAACTCACCGTGGACGGCGAGGTCACAGAGGAGATCCTCGAGCAGGCCCGCAAGGCCGCCGCCGAGATGCTCTCCAACCCCGTCATCGAGGATGTCGTCGACGTCCACGTGGAGGACCAGGGCTGA
- the purQ gene encoding phosphoribosylformylglycinamidine synthase subunit PurQ: MTETPLIGDFRAAPDAPLDGARIGVVTFPGTLDDRDAARAVRLGGGTPVSLWHADASLHGVDAVVLPGGFSYGDYLRAGAISRFAPVMDTLVREAGASASSSGPLPVLGICNGFQVLTEAHLLPGSMIKNDHLKFVCKDQALRVENSSTAWTSQFTDDEIISVPLKNQDGQYVADEETLKALEAEGRVVFRYLGGNPNGSRNDIAGVTNEAGNVVGLMPHPEHAVEAGYGPDDSTGMRSGTDGLTLFTSVISSLAGGSK, translated from the coding sequence ATGACCGAGACCCCTCTGATCGGCGACTTCCGCGCCGCACCCGACGCTCCCCTGGACGGCGCCCGGATCGGCGTCGTCACCTTCCCCGGCACTCTGGATGACCGCGACGCCGCCCGTGCGGTCCGCCTCGGCGGCGGAACCCCGGTCTCGCTGTGGCATGCCGATGCCTCCCTGCACGGCGTGGACGCTGTGGTGCTGCCCGGCGGCTTCTCCTACGGCGACTACCTGCGCGCCGGCGCGATCTCCCGCTTCGCCCCGGTCATGGACACTCTGGTCAGAGAGGCCGGAGCTTCCGCCTCCTCCTCCGGGCCCCTGCCGGTGCTGGGCATCTGCAACGGCTTCCAGGTCCTCACCGAGGCGCACCTGCTGCCCGGTTCGATGATCAAGAACGACCACCTGAAGTTCGTCTGCAAGGACCAGGCGCTGCGCGTGGAGAACAGCTCCACCGCCTGGACATCCCAGTTCACCGACGACGAGATCATCTCGGTGCCGCTGAAGAACCAGGACGGCCAGTACGTGGCCGATGAGGAGACCCTCAAGGCCCTGGAGGCCGAGGGGCGCGTGGTGTTCCGCTACCTGGGCGGCAACCCCAACGGCTCCCGCAACGACATCGCCGGTGTGACCAACGAGGCCGGCAACGTGGTGGGCCTCATGCCTCACCCCGAGCACGCCGTGGAGGCCGGATACGGTCCGGACGACTCCACCGGCATGCGCAGCGGCACCGACGGACTGACCCTGTTCACCTCCGTCATCTCTTCCCTGGCAGGAGGCTCGAAGTGA